tatttatttatttatttttttacatatgaGAAGGCAATAAAGAACGTGTGAATTTTTAGGCTCCGTTTGAAAGCTAGGAAAACattttctggaaaatattttcctggTTTTACTGTGTTTGGCAgcttgaaaatattttacacTTGGAAAATAGATTCCAAGACACGGGTAAAATGACTTGCAATTTGGGGAAAATGTCTTATCAATTTCTTTtcagtaagacattttccatctCCTTCATCCAGATAAAATTTCTCTGATTCTTCCGTTCTTGAACTTCTTATATTTCTTCCTTTTTTCCTTAGTTCGTTGCATATATATGCTCTTCTCAAGCAATACACGCTGCTATTTCGTCTTTCTCAGGCAAAGCTCTTTTTTAGGTAATTTCCCAAATATCCccatatttttctattataggtgaaattttgttattattgttcgATTGATGGGGCTTTGAAGGTTATATTGTATCTCTGGGATTTTCCATTTTGTTTCATGTAATACAGATTttctaattattaatttattgggTTTGCTTCTTCAGGCAAGAAAGAAACTTTCTATGGAATCCATTGATTACCCATTTGGAGAAGAGTAAGCAATGTTCCCATGATCTGTATGTAAAAGCCCTGTATAAATTAGCCTGCAACAACTTGTTTTCCTGGTTATTTTTCATATACCTTACAAAGACACAATACCAACTAAAATTTGCAAGCATATTTTAAAGTATTCTTTCAAGCTTAGGATGATGGAATCTATCCTTCACATAACATAATTTACATGGCTAAAAgtgaaataacaaaaatattagaGTCAGACCTTTTATATTGATAacagctttattttcttttttgcatTTATCAATTTGGCCTTATtttaggtttgaaattgagatagTTGAGGATAAAAAATCTTACTTGCAAAACAGACTTAGAGAAGAGGTTCTGCTACCTATCCACCTTTCGAAaacttactattattattatcttgaCTTGTATGGAAGCTTTTCATAGTAAAGTCATCTTTCTAATACAGATTGAAGGTAATACCAAACTAAGCCAGTgtggaaaaacaaaagaagacaTTGCAAGGGCATCAACTATGTCTTGAGAAAGAAGTACGTTTGTAATGTGAAGctcttttgttttttgttttttgcaaTATATGgagtttaatatttgtatttgcTTTATAAATTAACCGTTGTGAACCTTGATTGTTGCTCTTGATTGTACTTAATAGGTAGCAATATTAAAGGAAGAGTTGCAAAGGGAGAGAGATAAGAGGACAACTTTGGAATCCGTTCTTAATTCATCTCAAAAACAACCCACAGTTCTCCCAGCTAAGATTGACAAAAAGGTATACGATGGCCTGACTCTAATTTAAGTAATCCACCTAATCTTTAACTTGCATCAAATTTTAGCTTGCAACTATTATGAAGAAAAAGGCAGATCTTAATGACATAGCTCTAGCAGAGGCagatataattaatttgaaaaagaagGTTGAAGATCTGGAGGTGCAACTTAATCAACAGCTTGAGAAAAAATCTACTTCTATGAATGATTCATGCAGTCAACGTCAACCAAATCATCATGCAAAAAAGTAAGCTTTCAGTTGGTTCTATCACAATGTCATATCTTTTTGGGTATATGTAGCAAAACATTTCTTATTTTTGTCTCTTTGGTGATAAATACTTGTCATCCTTTTAGTGATTggaattgtttaaactttaatgtAAAATACATCTGGAGTTGTTTgacatatttttttcaattcacaTCCTCATCTGGAgttgttttaacttttttttaactatatttatgttgtttttacACTTTATACAGAGAGGATAAGCCAAAGGGTACTGGAGCTGTTGTTAAAGAGTCAGGAAGCAAGGTAAACTCACATTCATTTGAGACAACATGCAGTACTGTAGTTTACTAGAAAATGAATGGAATTGATCCTGTTGTTTTACTTTGATGATTGTATTCCATTTTCTCCAAAATCCAAATAACTCTAcctatttattgaatttttgagTGTTTGCCTTAGTTGTTGCTTATGGATGTATGAAGATTCTTGATGCACTCACCCCAAAAGAAATTGTGATTGTGAAAGTTGATGTggaaagttgaagaaaaaattGGACAGGCTCCGAGGGATGTGATCagttatatggttgaatttattttaaaagaaaaatcgaaacctcTTGTTTCAACTTTGTCTTAACCGATCAGTATGAGCTGCAGTTTTTTGTTATGATGTGGATATTGAGTGTTGGGTTTAAATGATTGCTTGATCTTAGGTTGGACTCACACTGACTTAGACTCAACTATTAGTATTTAAGgtgaattttttctttaatttttctttcatttgttttctTGATCGTAGTTAACCCTTGAAGAAATTATTGCTGAATAAACAAGATTGGTTTAATTCTAcagcaaaaaaataaaagcaatccTTTTCTTAGCCTTTATTTACTTTTGTTAGGATTGAGCTCTGATTagagattttgttttgggtttaattgttgattcatcttttttttctattatttcttcttCGCCTTTATTTACTTTATTAGGATTGAACTCTGATTagagattttgttttgggtttaattgtttattcatcttttttctattatttcctGGCAACTCCTTTGTTAGTGAATGTTGTTTCCATGTTAGTTTATTGTACGTTTTAGAAAGATCAGAAATCAGGGAGCTTGGGTTGTGTTATTTAATCAAGAATTGAGAAGAGAGGCTAGAaaataatagaagaaaagaaGGGAATATGAGTGTGTTCATGTACAGTATCTGATAATAACTCCTTAGCTAACAGCTGAAAGTAATGGCCAATAAGAAATTAAGACTTGGCCAATATATGATCTGTGTGGTTACAAAAGGGAATTTAAGCTAACTTTCATCTCAGCAGGTTGCTATGCCTGATTCTCTCTCCCTTTAGCTCCTTTTGTCAATTTCCTTCTTGTTCTAGGTTGCATTGCCTATAACCTCGGAACCGGCAGTGGTACATCTGTGCTTGAAATGGTTGTTGCTTTTGAGAAAGCTTCTGGAAAGGTTAATGCTAGTTGTCAATTCCCATTCAACATCTATTTGTCAATTCCCATTCAACATTCTCTCTCGGCCTCGCTCTCATTTATGCTAATATAAAACTGTTGCTGCTGAAAATATTGCAAAAAAATCCCCATTAAACTATGCCCCAGAGGGCCAGGAGATGCTACAGCTGTTTATGTTTCCACTGAAAAAGCTCAAAAAGAACTTGGTTGGAAGTATGTTTACAATCCTATCTTTTTCCTAATAGATTATTTAGTTAACATGGATAATCTTTCAAAAAGAATTTTCAATTACAGTACAAGATAGGTCCTTTTAATCTTAAGAGTTTGCTATATTGCAGAGCAAAATATGGTATAGCAGAGATGTGCAGTGATCAGTGGAAGTGGGCAAGCAACAATCCATGGGGATACCAGTCAAAGCCTTAGGCTGCAACTAAATACTAATTTTCTTCCCTAGTCTTTTAAAATTGTCTCATAGGGAGAATTAAGTGTACAaatacttgtttaatttaaacaAAACTGATCTTTGATGATCAAAAGTTAGGATTTATCAAATGTTCAAAGATCTTATAAAATTCCTTTGTGTTACATTTATAAGTCTTTGTAAGAGTGATGTTTTTATCATTTCTGGAGTTGAAAAAACAAATGGTTTTAAATTTACCGTAAGGAGTTGACCTAAACAAGATCCCTTTTAGCTTTGATCTTCAATCCTATCTATTGGTTGTCTCAATCTCATCTTtgataaactattttttttaaggaTCTCCATATTCACAAAAGTCCAACTTAAAGAAACAAGTCaaatttgagtttaattgaaaCAAGCAAAGACTTGAGAGGAAGAAGTTCGAACTAAAGAGTGGAGCAGGTAAATGAACCAGTGAAAGATGAAAGAGAACATgtctagaaattataaaaatttaagctaatttatttataaataaatcattgcaatatatgtaaaaaaatttaaaatataaatttattaatatatgtaaaaataacttttccggaaaatattttcaggaattctgccaaacagcagaaaatattttacatagttttatccaaacactagaaaagtaaattatttccaaaaaagtaaatcattttccagaaatcattttctgGAAAACATTTTATTAGCAAACAAATAAAGCCTTAAACGTTTCACAATTCATTTCTAATGTCCAAGGTGAATTGAGGATCCCGGAAGAAGTTGAAATCCTGATTAAAGGAAAAGCAAGAAGATCAGTAAGTGTTTTTTAGATTAAGAACCAGtgacaaatatttttaaataagctgctttttgagaaaaaaatatttctctCAATTCAAAAATTAGCCCAAAAATACCTTGTTtagaagttgaaaattttaacttctccccaaaaatattttttttcctccaaagatactgtcgaaaccatttttattttgaaaatggggatcgactttaaaacaaaaatgtagtcgccaccaatcctttttgtttagatgtgatcgggtcaccttgtgatcaatcattttaataaagtatttcggtttattaaaacaacgtttttagtctacgaaaaactagaaaatagattcgggagtcagttacgcgcgaagaaggattagcaccctcgcaacgcccaaaattagtaccgtATTGATCAATTTACGTCCTAAtgttgaaactttgaaaaatattttaaaatacaattccttTAAAACATTTGGATAACTTGAATTGGATATTGAGATTCTCTTGCTTAGAAAGCATAAAATATTACGTCCAGCACAATTGGATACAATATTTCGAACGTTCGACACAAGATCATCTCAGGATTTCCAAAACACATGCACttaacttttaaaaatgatatttgacTATTCGACCCAAACGGTAAACCGAAACCCAACACGATTAGACACGATttatcgaatttccaaatacgaaacattgcctcattttaatttgagaaaacatggatggaatttcaaaaggatattctgtATTTTAGTCgaatgaaaaatcgaaacccagcacgattgggcacgatctctcaaacttccaaacacgaaatattgcctcgttttaagaggttttttttttaatgaggGTGATTATAAAAGCGGTGAAGTACATTTATTCGGTTTATATAAAAATGAATTGAACAATTTAAGATGACAAAGTAAGCAAGCTCGATCATAAATTAATACACAGAAATCCAAAAGCAAAGTAACTAATATGGAACATGTACATAGTTAATATATTACACCATTTATCAACGATATTACAAAGGTGCAGATATGTAAAttaaaacacacaaaaacaaacaataaacaaacgaacaatacataaaataaactaTATGTATACAGACAAACAATACAtgcaaaactttaaaattaattataaaataaataaaaataatcaatgcataaaatacaaaatattgaatctaaattaataatatacatataatgaaaaacttattataaatatatgtacagaaataataatataaaacatttgaaataaacaaaaatacatcataaaataactttaaaaggcataaattatatatatatggatttaaaaggaaatgtaTAATCacaaatagatttaaaagaaaatacataaataatataaaatcaacaatgtatatataaaaaaataatgtgcAACAATTCAAAGCTGATGATATAggaaatatttacatatatataagtgtaaataataattttgtaacgAAACAGTATAAATGATatacaaaacaatatatatacacgaATAAATAATATACACAAAATACAAAtagcttaatataaataatatatataaaaataataataaaatatttaaaaaatgttcataaaaaagaaaataaataaattataataaaacataatgaaaatatacaaaagaaaatacaacaagaaaaaattaaaataaggtgGAACCAATTAACAAAATGTTAAGATAATATGAAAAGGGGggaaagaatgaatgaattataaagaatataaaaacatgaattttaaaagaacttaatggaaataaaaacaaaattaagggGATAATTTGTTAACAAATAGAATTTCTAAAGCGTAGACAAGGACTAGAATGAAATATGCCCAAATAAATAgggatttaaaatacaaatattccAACTCACAAAAGATAGTATTTAAATGAGGAGCAAATTAAAACGATGCACAAATCCTTCGAAATAAACACCGTTATTGAATCGTTGTTTTTTTTGTGTTCGTATTCAGCATCTCCTCtccttttatcaaaaaaaaaccTCTCCCTTTACAATagttttgaatggcttttatagccaaattttataaCTGATTGCCCTTTTCTCTTTTCCTAGGCAAGTGGGGTAATGGGGTTAGTGGGGTGATTTAGTGGGGTGATGGAATTAGTGGCAAGTAGGATGATGGAGTTAGTGGGGTGATGGAGTTAGTGGTCTGTTTAGTGGTGTGCTAATTGGATGGTTAGTGTTTTGAGCTCTGCTTGttgagcccgggcaaaatttgggcttTACATATACTTTTAAAAAAGTATTCTTAAAGTACGcctaaagtttttttaattacaGTTATTAGAAAAGGGAATAGACACAAGAGAGAAAAAGTATAGAAGATATTGCACAGATTTACTAGAAAGCCTAACGGTGAGGACTTTTACCATTACGGGCTACTTGAAGCCACCTATCATGTGAATGTTGGCAAATACGGAAAGGTGAATTTGATCATCCAGTCCGTTTAACGAGTGCTCAATGGATACCCATTTTGTTTGCATTTgcttaattaatttcttttatgatttttaggttgttttagtgattttggcttgatttcaCATTTTACGttttcatttttgaatttttacgaattttatgcatatttttagtttttttttcacatgtttaattttaataagGCGTGTTATTTATGAATTGAAAAAGTTTGGGATGAAGGTTTTAGTATATAGCCGCATGCAATCAAAGGAATAAGCCCCCAAGATGATGAAAGGAAGCCTAATAGTTAAGAAATTCAAAAATCCTGTGTAGAATTCCAGTTCAGTGTTTTTACCAGATCTCAAACtccaaaaattgattttatatatgataaatattgaTTTCATAATTTATCTGGCTTATGATGAAACCAAAGCCCCGAAATGACAAGAATAAAAAATATGAGCCACAAGTCCTGAATTCTATTTTAACTCATTAGAGGAAATTTATCATTTCCACCCCTTTTTTGCGATTTCACCCTTCAAACACATTCTTATGATCAAAATCATGGGTGGCCAACTTCTGGCTTAACTATTTTATTCTCTTAGGTTTTTTAATAgttttctctttgtttttctttacttttagatTTGTTTCCATTTTATAATCAATCGCTTGGATATTCTATTTTGGATCTTCAATAATATTTGATGGATTTTAATATCAATATAAGTTATtgtatcttttattttaatctttgatGGCATGATTTTCTTATTAGTTACTAATTCTTCCATAGTGATTAGGATTTCTATAGCTTAATTTTGAATGATTGAAATAGAATGAATTATGATTTAGGTTAATAACTAGATTAACTACTTTATTTGAAGTTATTACTAAATTGAGCAACGCCTAATCAAtaaattattaagaaaaatatgaaagttgATTATAGCGAAATAGTTACGTAGTTAATGGAGTCTAGCTAAGATAAACATCAACTATTTGGCTATCTTATAAGATATCCACCAACTTAGGTTAGTGGGGACTCTAATAATAGTGTAAATGCCAAAAGAATTTTGATGTTCCGTAAGGGACTGTTCCAGTGATTTCATCCATGTATCTAATTAGAAATTCATTTTTACtggatttaattatttttagactaTTGAGATGCTATTAGGATgcattttgagatgtttttagaGTTTCAAACTCAATTGGATAAAATAAGAGATAATGGGCACAATTAtaatttttgcccttaggggtattttggtcatttgggatctaaatataattaaatattaaagatatattgaTGCATGGTAATGAGATAATATTTGGGATGGTTAAACATGAACTTAGCTTTAGAATTTCATTGGGACCGCACCTTTTGCTAACCTTTGACTTGGTgaccccctccccccccccccaaaaaaagaatCACTATCCACCCTTTTTTTACTTCAATCTCTcaccatttttctttgttttcttgcaAAATCATCCTTTAAAAATCATAATAGAGCTAAGATTCTCCACTAAACTCATCACCCACACATTTAGATTTTGGGTTCTAGCATATAAAGATTGAGTTTGAGAGAGAAGGAAGAGCTTTAGTAAAGATTCGTggctttttatcattttatcatcttattacatgtttagaagctttaaaaTGAATTGTTGAGCCATTAATATCACTATTTCATGCTATTGTAACATATGGGCAATTGGAGAAAATTGTTGTTTTGAATGAAATTAAAGAGAAGAAAGTTGCTAGAGGTCATTGGTTGTGATTTTAAAGTGTTCTGTAatagtttcttttatataatTCAGGGTTCTTTAAGTAGGTTATATGCATACCATGAATGAAGGGACTTACAAAATATTTGAAGTGTTTTTAGGTAAACTTAAGGAGTCACATTGCGACTACAGAGCCCAACATCACGACATGGCATATATGACGTCATGACCTCATTATTCAGTAAGGCTCATCGCGACGTCGTAAGTCCCTACATTGCGGCGTCGCGCCTGTTTCAACACTACAATATTTTTTAAGTTGTTTGGACCTTTCGAGGCCTATTTTGGGTTCCGATCACCTTTGATTAACTCTAAGTAAGtcttaaatgattttaaattgtatTCAAAACTTTAAATCTtgtctaaaatatattttaattattttataaaagtatttcaaaatttcaattctcAAATAAATTCAAGATTTCTTACTTGTACATGATTCGGTGACATTTCCCATCTGTACCGATCATCTAAAATGGGTGAGGGGTATTATAGACAATGATGATTGTGACATGCTTGTGAGGTGACAAAAAAGTAGGTAGCTTTACGTTAAGTCTATCTAAGTTATTATGTCGAGATTAGGTAAAAGTTGGATAGATTATTAATTACCTTTAAGTAAAGGAATTCCGGATCATTAGTTTGTGAATTAACATTATGATTAgttttttgatgttattttattttattttgttagttaatttaattatcaatcatATTTGGTTGTCgactatgtgatttatttggaAGGTTGCTTAATTTTAGTAttgattatttgattattattgtgAGTAGAATAGTTAAGTTATTTACTCTAGTAGTTTACTTTCCTTTTGGGTTTTGTCGTACCAATTAAATTTACTCTCGCCAATGAATTCTGTCAAATGTGGTTGCAACAAGAAGGAAAACAATGAGGGAGAAACACATGTTGTTCCATAAGCTTCAAAGAGATGGTATGACACTCCAAACCTTCTTCtaatcacatttcatatataGTCTTCCCCAGTAGGCATAGGAAATTTGACAATCATGCAAAAGGTGGCTACAACCATCTTATCTATCCGCATTATAGGTCTCTTAAAAATTGCATTATAGGCCACTAGGTGGTTTATGACCAGGAAATTTACCATATTTGTGACTATATCTTCTCCATCCACTAAAATCATTGGAAGAGTGACAAACCCCTTAACTGCAACCAGCTAGTTGGCAAAACCATAAACCAAGCTAGCTTTTGTCACAGGAGATGTTTGGATTTAGGGGACCCTTCCCTTAGTCGCAAGAAGCATGGGGATCAATGTCATTATCATCAGAAAAGCTTGAGATATCCTCACTATAAGCACCCATTTGAAGTTGTCTTCCAGAATGTCCTACTTAAGTTGCGACATCCTTAAGATGAAGAAATGGATTCCAGTGAGAGCATTCTTAGGAGTGAGCAAAACTctattcgactcgaaaaaataaaaaaaaatctaaatttcgagttaaaggaatcgagttattcgaactaatcgaattattcgagtcaacttgaatcttttttttcgaatttcgagttcgaatcaagtttggtttttgaattcgaataaatcgaataccaaactataatattttacattttaccccaaactcccaaacctctttactttcacccaaaacttttactccttcccaatTTCCCCCAAAAACTTTTACTCCTCTCTCATCCCACCACCTTTTACCCCAAACCCATTCCCCCCTCCCAAATTTTACTCTCTCCATTGGCTTCCCCCCCAAAGTTTTACTCCTTCAACCctcacaattttttattttccccttaaacttttacttttcaccttttaccccaaaatcaaaaattaaaatcatccaaaaaaatccctaaacctaaatagtaataattttatttatatatactattatattattaaattaaattttatattttttactatttatattattgaattatttaatcatattgaatttttattgtaacaccccaaacccggcctaaacgttatggtcgaatctggcgatgtaacatgagagtgtttttgaaaacgcCCTGCCCTTAAATCGTTCCAATTATTATCTTTTAATAGTTCGAGAAAACGTGGATTAATTGATTTGTTTTAAACATTTCTTTTACGaggaagcttttgaaacccaaataatttttgaaaactaTTTCATTTACTAAAAATcttagtttattttaggaaaactGTACTTAATTACGTTGCAGTTTATAAATCCATAATCAACAGTTcgaaatccaaaattaaaactgAATAGTCCCAAAGTCCATCATACATAAAATACCAACAAGAAATAAGCGATGTAACCGCATGGTAGTGGTGGTCACCGTTGAGCCCTCCGCTGCACTAATCCATCAAGTCTGGGAATTTATCtacacagattaaacagaaaagggtgagttttcgcaaactcagtgtgtaatccccacagaaaataTACACAGTATCAGAAGTTAGTCATATATCCAAAAAACAGATAATTCGAGCCTGAGCCCTTTACAGAATCAATGTGAACCTTAGTCCACTCAGATACAGAATAAGATACGAACTGGGTCTTAGCCCATCTTAAACATAACATGcataacataacaaaataacaGAATTATGCCCACCAGCCCTGCACACCAACTCTGtctaacccaacacaccatgtggggataaaatcgacctaccCATCCTAACACATTGTGTTGTACCGAAATACAacacataatcagataattgcagTTGAGCTACCAGATGACAGGCCTAAAAacctttcagaatacttcctctATCATAACACCAACCCCACTCTAATGCAATGCATCAAACAAGTATGACATGCTAtaatgcaatttaacagatcatACAATCGGTCAGATACACATGCTAAGACTAACATGCttaatatatacatcacataatcaAATCACAAAATcaggggtctaagtaatgcttatcgaccctacagtaggtcacagtcgacttgggcgacccgtgcaaccttacagattatttcagaaaaataggctcacacgcccgtatagcccctatggcccaaattggccttggccacgtggatcacacggcctggcccaaaaatcctacacgcccgtgtaggcCGACACGGGCCCAATTAGTCAATCTCGTATCTCATTCACGGCCTCAGCGGccatcacacagccgtgtcataCACCCATGTCTTACGCGCATGGCCTGGCTTGTCGATCACAAGCTCGTGTactaccacacgggcgaccacatgcccatgtgacgtCGACAGAATCATTTTTTGGCTTTCGCCGACCCTCATTTTCTGTGGTTTTGGGTACACGCCTGGTTACAAAACGAAGCTAAAACAACCCTGAGCACTCTAAAACCTAAAATCAGTGTATACAACATCAGTTTAGCAAATTAGAAATTGAGACTAGCGAATTCACCATTAAAGATTTTCCCAAAACTCGCCTTACCGTTAACAGAGAACTTTTGCAACCACTTTTTGATCCACAAACCGAATCCACTACTCAAAGATTATCGCCTAAACCAGTAATTCCAGAAAAAGGTTCAAATTCTTATTCTAATGATAAGTAAtcacaagaaaaaagaaaaagaatcaccTACCGAAACCGCACCAATGCACTTCTCGAAGCAAGAGGAAATCAATACTCAAGAATGAAAAAaggataaaaagaaaaagggaggaaTTTAGGAGAATTTCGACAGAGAAAAGCAAAAGAATAGAAGAGGAAAATCGTCAGAAATTCAGAGAGTGGGAAGGGAAGGCCGAAATTCGCTATACCGAAACCACACCACTACTCAGAAACCTAGACAAAACCAACTCTTGCCGAACTAATAGCAAAAATTATCCCATTTTTCCCACATagagatttgaacacaagacctcaaGCACTACAActctccacttaaccactagaccaacaagCCCATTCTAAAACATTTTGACAAATAAATACTTTTAAGCCTAATAACTAAAGGTCAG
The Gossypium hirsutum isolate 1008001.06 chromosome A07, Gossypium_hirsutum_v2.1, whole genome shotgun sequence genome window above contains:
- the LOC107953135 gene encoding uncharacterized protein isoform X2, coding for MKKKADLNDIALAEADIINLKKKVEDLEVQLNQQLEKKSTSMNDSCSQRQPNHHAKKEDKPKGTGAVVKESGSKVALPITSEPAVVHLCLKWLLLLRKLLERLMLVVNSHSTSICQFPFNILSRPRSHLC
- the LOC107953135 gene encoding uncharacterized protein isoform X3, which gives rise to MNDSCSQRQPNHHAKKEDKPKGTGAVVKESGSKVALPITSEPAVVHLCLKWLLLLRKLLERGPGDATAVYVSTEKAQKELGWKAKYGIAEMCSDQWKWASNNPWGYQSKP
- the LOC107953135 gene encoding uncharacterized protein isoform X1: MKKKADLNDIALAEADIINLKKKVEDLEVQLNQQLEKKSTSMNDSCSQRQPNHHAKKEDKPKGTGAVVKESGSKVALPITSEPAVVHLCLKWLLLLRKLLERGPGDATAVYVSTEKAQKELGWKAKYGIAEMCSDQWKWASNNPWGYQSKP